A stretch of Bos mutus isolate GX-2022 chromosome 8, NWIPB_WYAK_1.1, whole genome shotgun sequence DNA encodes these proteins:
- the LOC102280145 gene encoding GTP-binding nuclear protein Ran — protein MMAAQGEPQVQFKLVLVGDGGTGKTTFVKRRLTGEFEKKYVATLGVEVHPLVFHTNRGQIKFTVWDTAGQEKFGGLRDGYYIQAQCAIIMFDVTSRVTYKNVPNWHTDLVRVWEDIPTVFCGNKVDIKDKKVKAKSVVFHRKKNLQYYDISAKSNYSFEKPFLLLARKLIGDPNLEFVAVSALAPPEVVMDLALAARYEHDLEAAQTTALPDEDDDL, from the coding sequence ATGATGGCTGCCCAAGGAGAACCCCAAGTTCAGTTCAAACTTGTTTTGGTTGGTGATGGtggtactggaaaaactacattcGTGAAGCGTCGTCTGACTGGTGAATTTGAGAAGAAGTATGTAGCTACCTTGGGTGTTGAGGTCCATCCTCTTGTGTTCCATACCAACAGAGGACAGATTAAGTTCACTGTATGGGATACAGCTGGTCAGGAGAAATTTGGTGGACTGAGAGATGGCTATTATATACAAGCTCAGTGTGCCATTATAATGTTTGACGTAACATCAAGAGTTACTTACAAGAATGTGCCTAACTGGCATACAGATCTGGTACGAGTGTGGGAGGACATCCCAACTGTGTTTTGTGGCAACAAAGTGGATATTAAGGACAAAAAGGTTAAGGCAAAGTCAGTCGTCTTCCACCGAAAGAAGAATCTTCAGTACTATGACATTTCTGCCAAAAGTAACTATAGCTTTGAAAAGCCCTTCCTCTTACTTGCTAGAAAACTGATTGGAGACCCTAACTTGGAATTTGTCGCCGTGTCTGCTCTTGCCCCGCCAGAGGTGGTCATGGACCTCGCCTTGGCAGCACGGTATGAGCACGATTTAGAGGCTGCTCAGACAACTGCTCTCCCGGATGAAGATGATGACCTGTGA